A region from the Vibrio sp. SS-MA-C1-2 genome encodes:
- a CDS encoding peptide ABC transporter ATP-binding protein: MSEVAIPLLDAVNLKKHYPIKQGMFKPDALVKALDGVSFKLERGKTLAVVGESGCGKSTLGRLLTMIEEPTGGDLTFHGQDLLKRDPESDKLRRQKIQIIFQNPYGSLNPRKKVGQILEEPLIINSELSAAERKSRALAVMSKVGLKTEHYDRYPHMFSGGQRQRIAIARGLMLEPDVVIADEPVSALDVSVQAQVLNLMMDLQEEMGLSYIFISHDLSVVEHIADEVMVMYLGRCVEKGSKEQIFSNPQHPYTQALLSATPRLNPDHRGERIKLTGELPSPLNPPKGCAFHARCRYANDRCNNNQPGLTQSQGAEVSCFAIEEARINGLEQQAS, from the coding sequence GGTAAACTTAAAAAAACATTACCCAATTAAGCAGGGGATGTTTAAACCTGATGCGTTAGTTAAAGCATTAGATGGCGTCTCGTTTAAATTAGAACGTGGTAAAACATTAGCGGTAGTGGGTGAGTCTGGTTGTGGCAAATCAACCCTTGGTCGACTACTTACGATGATTGAAGAACCAACGGGCGGGGATTTAACGTTTCATGGTCAAGATCTGCTAAAGCGTGATCCTGAATCAGATAAACTGCGTCGTCAGAAAATTCAGATTATTTTTCAGAATCCATACGGTTCATTGAATCCACGTAAAAAAGTGGGACAGATATTAGAAGAGCCGTTGATTATCAACAGTGAACTGAGTGCGGCAGAGCGTAAGTCACGCGCCCTTGCTGTTATGAGTAAAGTGGGGTTGAAGACTGAACATTATGATCGTTATCCGCATATGTTCTCTGGTGGTCAGCGTCAACGTATCGCCATTGCACGTGGTTTAATGCTAGAACCTGATGTAGTGATTGCCGATGAACCTGTTTCTGCGCTCGATGTGTCGGTTCAAGCTCAAGTGCTGAACTTAATGATGGATCTGCAAGAGGAGATGGGACTTTCTTATATCTTTATCTCTCATGATCTTTCTGTGGTTGAGCATATTGCCGATGAAGTGATGGTCATGTATTTAGGTCGCTGTGTTGAGAAGGGAAGTAAAGAACAGATCTTCTCAAATCCACAACACCCTTATACACAAGCACTACTCTCAGCGACACCGCGTTTAAATCCAGACCATCGTGGCGAGCGTATTAAATTAACCGGTGAGCTACCAAGCCCATTAAACCCACCAAAAGGGTGTGCGTTCCATGCGCGTTGTCGTTATGCCAATGATCGTTGTAATAATAACCAACCGGGTTTAACTCAAAGCCAAGGTGCGGAAGTTTCTTGTTTTGCAATAGAAGAAGCTCGTATTAATGGTTTAGAACAACAAGCGAGCTAA
- a CDS encoding serine dehydratase subunit alpha family protein, with protein sequence MNRANWVNFIAKVKQDVVPALGCTEPVSVALASALAVEQLDQVSPNTISATIDSIAVFVSPNLMKNGMGVGVPGTGMVGLPIAAAVGAIAGDTDAELEVLKNITDQDVDVAKKLLTEERVTVAVADVSNILYAKVTVNRAGHFATVTIADSHTKVLSIEVDGMTTYIASTVEICDLVETPKPTVFSDCSVDDLYDFVLNVDLKEIEFISQAYQLNNALSAEGLSHDYGLQVGATFKRNVDRGLLAGGLLTEVLIRTSAASDARMDGAMLPAMSNSGSGNQGIAATMPVVVTAEFIKASHEQTVRALMLSHLMAIYIKSHQNKLSALCGASTASMGAVTAITWLLGGNRDQMNNAINNMIGDVSGMVCDGAKTGCAMKVSSSASAAVKAALMALDNIRVTGNEGIVADDVDHSIANLSALANGSMTQTDAQILDIMVHKA encoded by the coding sequence ATGAATAGAGCAAACTGGGTAAACTTTATCGCAAAGGTTAAGCAAGATGTTGTTCCGGCTTTAGGTTGTACTGAGCCAGTTTCTGTTGCCTTAGCTTCAGCTTTAGCCGTAGAGCAATTAGATCAAGTTTCACCTAATACGATATCTGCCACTATTGATTCTATCGCTGTTTTTGTCTCTCCTAATTTAATGAAAAATGGCATGGGAGTTGGTGTACCTGGTACGGGAATGGTTGGTCTACCTATTGCTGCCGCCGTTGGTGCGATAGCTGGAGATACTGACGCTGAGTTAGAAGTATTAAAAAACATTACTGATCAAGATGTAGATGTCGCTAAAAAGCTTCTAACGGAAGAACGAGTGACCGTTGCGGTTGCTGATGTCAGTAATATTTTATATGCAAAAGTAACCGTCAATCGTGCAGGGCACTTTGCTACTGTAACCATTGCAGATAGTCATACTAAAGTTCTCTCTATTGAAGTTGATGGCATGACCACCTATATCGCATCTACTGTTGAAATTTGTGATCTGGTAGAGACGCCTAAACCTACTGTTTTTTCTGATTGCAGTGTGGATGATCTTTATGATTTTGTACTCAATGTCGATTTAAAAGAGATTGAGTTTATCTCTCAAGCCTACCAATTAAATAATGCACTCTCAGCAGAAGGCTTAAGTCACGATTATGGCCTTCAAGTGGGGGCAACGTTTAAACGCAATGTTGATCGTGGTCTATTAGCAGGTGGTTTATTAACGGAAGTCTTGATTCGAACCTCAGCCGCTTCTGATGCGCGTATGGATGGTGCAATGCTCCCAGCAATGAGTAACTCGGGTTCTGGTAATCAGGGAATTGCTGCAACCATGCCTGTGGTGGTGACAGCGGAGTTTATTAAAGCCTCTCATGAGCAGACGGTTCGTGCTCTGATGTTATCTCATCTAATGGCGATTTATATTAAAAGCCATCAAAATAAATTATCTGCTCTTTGTGGTGCAAGTACCGCATCAATGGGGGCGGTAACGGCGATTACTTGGTTACTAGGCGGTAATCGAGATCAGATGAATAACGCGATCAATAATATGATTGGTGATGTTTCTGGTATGGTTTGTGATGGGGCAAAAACTGGCTGTGCAATGAAGGTGTCATCTTCAGCAAGTGCGGCAGTGAAAGCCGCATTAATGGCGTTAGATAATATTCGAGTTACGGGTAATGAAGGGATTGTTGCTGATGATGTTGATCACTCGATTGCAAATTTATCAGCATTAGCCAATGGTTCAATGACCCAAACTGATGCTCAGATTTTGGATATTATGGTTCATAAAGCATAA